In Colletotrichum higginsianum IMI 349063 chromosome 1, whole genome shotgun sequence, one genomic interval encodes:
- a CDS encoding TAP domain-containing protein translates to MAPPRAPRSMTSQPARDTRNSTVGAKTSRGGGIQKRRGGRTQVDRDGDLDMGSAAGGSGTRRPNSRAAPADTNNSRPRGSTRSGAPSGKPGSKVHQAIARHLDTGDGNDLVSRRKPQSSGLVWLTVKGLKESKAASNDDGGLRDLLMFLERKATTLSGRNKTVHIKKSSLRGDLVNIAASKEDAEEILKVNTFTFAGTQLEISDSDGSIAKANEASAAAQETKQKLQSIMSLRYDMENKLLRLDALNQDEGLIQMGMLESKDRAEKLFKVMMRICDELFKTPQAKIDAIHSISLANNNIDTVAQVEEMADTFPDLKNLDLSGNQIVSVAGLWRWRQKLKKLETLYLTGNPLPVAEPKVVLELLHFFPKLQVLNGEQLTPERIAEIKAAGRPKPIPQRGPDFRDVAGIGEAFLLEFFLGFDTDRTGLLAKYYDDNSQFSLAVDTHSVRDENLPQPLPWSSYIKQSRNLMKITTPAARAARLITGREATWNLWNDLPKTQHPDIKSDISKYIMDCHLLPGLADPTGQTAGGVDGMIISVHGQFEECDKSGKTGLRSFSRTFVLGPGRPNSNPIRVVSDMLSLRAYNPLPNIFVAEGQAPSAQEQEQRQAMIVELSKQTTMTPTYSEMCLSDVAWDFTRALAVFHEKKAQLPAEAFASV, encoded by the exons ATGGCGCCTCCACGAGCTCCTCGCAGCATGACGTCGCAGCCTGCGCGCGACACCCGTAACTCTACTGTTGGGGCCAAGACGTCGCGCGGTGGCGGCATTCAGAAGCGCCGCGGTGGCAGAACCCAAGTCGACAGGGACGGAGACCTTGACATGGGTAGCGCCGCCGGAGGAAGTGGCACACGGCGACCAAACAGCAGAGCAGCCCCGGCTGACACGAACAACTCGCGACCTCGGGGATCAACAAGATCTGGCGCTCCCTCCGGCAAGCCAGGCTCGAAAGTACACCAAGCGATTGCCCGACACTTGGACACTGGCGATGGAAACGATCTGGTATCAAGGAGGAAGCCACAGAGCTCTGGCCTCGTCTGGCTGACCGTCAAGGGTCTGAAGGAGAGCAAGGCCGCAAGCAATGATGACGGCGGTCTACGTGATCTGTTGATGTTCCTGGAGCGAAAAGCCACCACCCTGTCCGGCCGCAACAAAACGGTGCACATCAAGAAG TCGAGTTTGAGAGGGGACCTGGTCAACATTGCGGCAAGCAAGGAAGATGCGGAGGAAATTCTCAAAGTCAATACCTTCACGTTTGCTGGAACGCAGTTGGAGATCTCTGATAGTGACGGATCGATCGCCAAGGCGAACGAAGCATCCGCGGCAGCGCAAGAGACAAAGCAGAAACTCCAAAGCATCATGTCACTCCGTTACGACATGGAAAACAAGCTCTTGAGACTGGACGCCCTGAACCAGGACGAAGGCCTGATACAAATGGGAATGCTGGAGTCTAAAGACAGAGCCGAGAAGCTCTTCAAGGTCATGATGAGGATTTGCGACGAGCTCTTCAAGACACCCCAAGCCAAGATCGATGCCATCCACAGCATCAGCCTGGCCAACAATAACATCGACACTGTTGCGCAAgtcgaggagatggcggATACGTTCCCCGATCTCAAGAACCTCGACCTCAGCGGGAACCAGATCGTGTCTGTCGCGGGCCTGTGGAGATGGCGCcagaagctcaagaagcTAGAGACCCTGTACCTGACGGGCAACCCACTGCCAGTCGCGGAGCCCAAGGTGGTGCTCGAGCTGTTGCACTTCTTCCCCAAGCTGCAGGTCCTGAATGGTGAGCAATTGACACCAGAACGGATTGCGGAAATCAAGGCAGCAGGTCGACCAAAGCCGATTCCCCAGCGCGGACCCGACTTCCGTGACGTAGCCGGCATCGGAGAGGCCTTCCTGCTCGAGttcttcctcggcttcgacaCGGACCGCACAGGTCTACTAGCCAAGTActacgacgacaacagccAATTCTCTCTGGCTGTGGACACCCATTCCGTCAGGGACGAGAATCTGCCACAGCCGCTCCCCTGGTCTTCATACATCAAGCAGTCTCGGAATCTGATGAAGATCACGACCCCAGCCGCCCGAGCCGCGAGGCTCATCACCGGAAGGGAGGCGACGTGGAACCTCTGGAACGACCTTCCGAAAACACAGCACCCGGACATCAAGTCGGACATCAGCAAGTACATTATGGACTGCCATCTCCTGCCTGGTCTCGCCGACCCGACCGGCCAGACCGCCGGCGGAGTTGACGGCATGATCATCTCCGTGCATGGCCAATTTGAAGAATGTGACAAGTCCGGTAAGACGGGTCTCCGAAGCTTTTCTCGCACATTCGTCCTGGGACCCGGACGACCCAACAGCAACCCCATTCGCGTCGTGAGCGACATGCTCTCCCTCAGGGCCTACAACCCGCTCCCCAACATCTTCGTTGCCGAGGGCCAAGCCCCGTCAGcgcaagaacaagaacagcGCCAGGCCATGATTGTCGAACTATCAAAGCAGACGACAATGACACCCACATACTCGGAAATGTGCCTGTCCGACGTCGCGTGGGACTTCACCAGGGCCTTGGCAGTCTTTCACGAGAAAAAG GCACAATTGCCAGCCGAAGCATTCGCCAGCGTCTAG
- a CDS encoding Type III restriction enzyme, producing the protein MDSDEYDDDLADEDLVEALSQSQTVPSSTYVFDAQTTPSRRISSVTNTLASSFGRTDTGRHFEGSGANTVAKVTAPSALQRAASTQPLGNELDDLPSDAFSSSPEPLSAAPPTGNAVSTAPRAQNGLTRTSSSTFRQTTLLGGRVADDASVQPSQPGFGRVYRGDRPAEAPSQHAINREAMKTWLYPTNLGATRDYQFSIVKNGLFNNTLVALPTGLGKTFIAATVMLNYYRWTKDAKIVFVAPTKPLVAQQVDACFNIVGIPRSETTLLTGDTAPALRVDEWSSKRVFFMTPQTLQNDISHGYADPKSIVLLVIDEAHRATGEYAYAKVVKKIRQFNPYFRLLALTATPGSKIETVQEIIDNLGISHIEIRTEDSIDIRQYVHQRNVEQVVLDPSDEMCEIKDLFSKALKPLMDKLTQQNIYYGRDPMAITTYGLVKQQQDWFASVGRKTNPGVQFMMRAIFSILQSLAHAIKLLNFHGIRPFYENLKEFRSETEDRGDKGSKYKKQIVNDKSFQEMMTKVEKWLRTEGFVGHPKLAALQDTVLNHFMDAGQTSTRIIVFSEYRDSAEDIVRVLNVHKPLIKATVFVGQADSKRSAGMKQSEQIATIQKFKDGEYNVLVATSIGEEGLDIGQVDLIVCYDASSSPIRMLQRMGRTGRKRAGNIVLLLMRGKEEDAFARSKDNYAEMQKLICEGSKFNFRHDLSTRIVPRDIRPEVVMQHIEIPIENTQNPSLPEPKRGRARKKLPPKKFHLPDGVELGFMKASDMGKSGAAPKRGRPKKQEPTEVDFVADVPSVSAVVLTEAQLAELDKVYRSLPASRAKIEETEMPSLAAYPALQRRLRPVHKVQHGQRTKRFVKLCQKFAKNQDTRSRYIQPFGEEDMSRWEDIPVPSYGSDTEDEAFAGKGTVRERQLTMAVSDDDHAEESRPKKRRSTGAPKRSALASAAALIDDDMDDVADEESPPRRQLKAKKAGAGRGRGKKAPKLRGRGINSDEIGDDCDRDSDALDTDGSDSGGDLLDFVVSDDHPVSSIPPTSSVLEATSPATATAGSAKRDEAARPFYVPTQFPATQESVDSLPDLDDVLLSSKGKRKTSPTIAPTDESEEADEDEDATPRQQTGARQQRRRPVFESDSDE; encoded by the exons ATGGATTCTGACGaatacgacgacgacctggcAGACGAGGATTTGGTGGAAGCCCTTAGCCAGAGTCAAACTGTGCCATCAAGCACATATGTGTTTGATGCGCAGACTACGCCTTCTAGGAGAATATCTTCAGTCACCAATACTCTAGCTTCGTCCTTCGGCCGGACCGACACGGGACGCCATTTTGAAGGCTCTGGTGCAAACACAGTGGCCAAGGTTACAGCGCCCAGT GCACTTCAACGGGCAGCATCAACCCAACCTCTGGGAAACGAGTTGGATGACTTACCCTCGGATGctttctcgtcttcgccggAGCCTCTGTCTGCCGCGCCGCCCACCGGGAACGCGGTATCTACGGCACCCAGAGCTCAGAATGGGCTGACTCgcacatcgtcgtcgacattTCGGCAGACAACTCTACTAGGCGGAAGAGTGGCAGACGACGCATCCGTCCAACCTTCTCAGCCAGGGTTTGGCCGGGTCTACAGGGGAGACCGGCCAGCAGAAGCCCCTTCGCAACATGCCATCAATCGCGAAGCCATGAAGACCTGGTTATATCCAACCAATCTTGGAGCCACCAGAGACTATCAGTTCAGCATCGTCAAGAACGGGCTGTTCAATAACACACTTGTCGCGTTGCCCACGGGACTTGGCAAGACATTCATTGCCGCGACCGTCATGCTCAATTACTATCGCTGGACAAAAGATGCCAAGATTGTGTTCGTTGCGCCAACCAAACCCCTGGTAGCGCAGCAAGTCGACGCTTGCTTCAACATTGTGGGAATACCTCGATCCGAGACGACGCTCCTTACAGGCGACACGGCACCGGCCCTCAGAGTCGATGAATGGTCGTCCAAACGAGTATTCTTCATGACGCCGCAGACGCTGCAGAACGACATCTCGCATGGCTATGCCGACCCGAAATCCATTGTTCTGCTAGTGATCGACGAAGCCCATCGCGCGACAGGCGAATACGCATACGCAAAGGTCGTCAAGAAGATACGACAATTTAACCCCTATTTCCGACTATTGGCATTGACTGCGACACCAGGCTCAAAGATTGAGACTGTGCAAGAAATCATCGACAACCTCGGGATATCACACATCGAGATCCGGACCGAGGATTCGATCGATATCCGCCAATACGTCCATCAAAGAAACGTCGAGCAAGTTGTGCTTGATCCCTCTGACGAAATGTGCGAGATCAAGGATCTGTTCTCCAAAGCCCTGAAGCCGTTGATGGACAAGCTCACTCAGCAAAATATCTACTACGGCAGAGATCCCATGGCAATCACAACATACGGCCTGGTCAAGCAACAGCAGGATTGGTTCGCCAGCGTCGGACGCAAAACCAACCCCGGGGTGCAGTTTATGATGAGAGCCATTTTCAGCATTCTGCAGAGTCTCGCCCACGCGATCAAATTGCTCAATTTCCATGGGATTCGACCTTTCTACGAAAACCTGAAGGAGTTCCGGAGCGAGACCGAAGACAGAGGGGACAAGGGGTCCAAGTACAAGAAGCAAATAGTTAACGACAAAAGCTTCCAGGAAATGATGACCAAGGTGGAAAAGTGGCTTCGCACTGAAGGCTTCGTTGGCCACCCGAAGCTTGCCGCTCTGCAAGACACCGTTCTCAACCACTTCATGGACGCTGGTCAGACTTCCACTCGCATCATTGTGTTCAGCGAGTACAGGGATAGTGCCGAGGATATTGTCCGGGTACTAAACGTCCACAAACCGTTGATCAAGGCCACCGTGTTCGTTGGCCAGGCCGACTCGAAGCGGTCCGCAGGCATGAAGCAGAGCGAACAGATTGCAACAATCCAAAAGTTCAAAGACGGCGAATACAACGTGCTGGTCGCAACGTCCATTGGTGAAGAGGGCTTGGACATTGGGCAAGTTGATCTCATCGTGTGTTACGACGCCTCATCTTCGCCCATCAGGATGCTCCAACGTATGGGCAGAACAGGGCGAAAAAGGGCCGGTAACATCGTACTCTTGCTGATGCGAGGCAAAGAGGAAGACGCATTTGCACGGTCAAAAGACAACTACGCAGAGATGCAGAAGCTGATCTGCGAGGGGAGCAAATTCAACTTCCGCCACGACCTCTCGACCAGAATTGTGCCTAGGGACATCCGCCCGGAGGTGGTCATGCAGCACATTGAGATCCCCATCGAGAACACGCAGAACCCGTCCCTGCCGGAGCCCAAGAGGGGCAGGGCAAGGAAGAAGCTGCCCCCCAAGAAATTCCACTTGccagacggcgtcgagctgggcTTCATGAAGGCATCAGACATGGGTAAGAGCGGCGCGGCCCCCAAAAGAGGCCGCCCCAAGAAGCAAGAGCCGACAGAGGTCGACTTCGTCGCGGACGTGCCCTCGGTCAGCGCGGTCGTCCTCACAGAGGCACAATTGGCCGAGTTGGACAAGGTGTATCGGTCTCTACCCGCCAGTCGGGCCAAAATCGAAGAGACGGAGATGCCGAGTCTGGCTGCGTACCCCGCGCTTCAGCGACGCCTCCGGCCAGTACACAAAGTCCAACACGGCCAGCGAACGAAAAGATTTGTCAAATTGTGCCAAAAGTTTGCCAAGAACCAAGACACCAGAAGCCGCTACATACAGCCATTTGGAGAAGAGGACATGAGCCGATGGGAGGATATTCCGGTTCCGTCCTACGGTAGCGACACAGAAGATGAAGCGTTTGCAGGCAAAGGGACGGTCAGAGAGCGGCagttgacgatggcggtgTCGGATGACGACCACGCCGAGGAGTCACGGCCAAAGAAGCGCAGATCGACCGGCGCGCCCAAGCGTTCGGCGTTAGCATCTGCCGCAGCGCTGATAGACGACGACATGGATGACGTCGCGGACGAAgagtcgccgccgcgacggcaaCTGAAGGCGAAAAAGGCCGGGGCCGGAAGGGGGCGTGGCAAGAAGGCCCCGAAGCTACGGGGGCGCGGCATCAACAGCGACGAGATCGGCGACGACTGTGACAGGGACAGCGATGCTCTGGACACGGATGGGTCGGACAGCGGAGGCGACCTGCTCGATTTCGTCGTCTCGGACGACCATCCCGTCTCCAGCATCCCTCCGACGTCTTCGGTGCTGGAGGCCACAAGCCCAGCAACGGCCACAGCAGGGTCGGCGAAGCGCGACGAGGCTGCCCGGCCGTTTTATGTGCCGACACAGTTCCCGGCGACGCAGGAGTCGGTCGACTCTTTGccggacctcgacgacgtgctTCTCAGTAGTAaagggaagaggaagacgtcgccgacgatAGCGCCGACGGACGAGTCCGAGGAAGCggatgaggatgaagatgCTACCCCGCGACAACAGACGGGAGCACGCCAGCAGAGGAGACGGCCAGTGTTTGagagcgacagcgacgagtAA
- a CDS encoding Zinc finger transcription factor ace1 produces MSVSVNPRRRTPVTRPESPAASGLSLKTNCLRKGATFHSPTSPTTSSSDDALTAPPSLRRSQTNLDDVVDAHCRRMALIVDDIDKSLSNINLVSPNAKSFRDDSLPVPRGFLNLPVVDPAMAKDKSKETERRILRPRTRRSSRHHESDSGLGTSVAHTAETEPATTASKKASAITRSAANTSSSTMEKLPALSSRAVNRIHEHVLRPLRAKPALKDFEAIVLDVPRRIREKEIICLRDLEKTLIFMAPLLNETGVRANTYRSLMKERTKTAALYLDFCLTSIRCIQATVEYLSDREQTRPNDRPYTNGYFIDLVEQIRQYAGQLAAAKETGSDAADMDVDPYDTRSRLSLDHADVFCRTDEIKLFGGIAENGRPAELVRVRKDGKAISMATGLEVDLDDAKSPIQMKRSLSQQLEDDEEIMRSMARRKKNASPEELAPKKCREPGCPKEFKRPCDLTKHEKTHSRPWKCPVKSCKYHEYGWPTEKEMDRHHNDKHSSAPPMYECLFSPCPYKSKRESNCKQHMEKAHGWHYVRTKTNGKKPSSNAGSVTQSTPQLIHMPTPSTSSAATPPPPLDQFNFNDPILAPMHAIGPVGDLASHIDGMEFPSYISDEEFDQVLGASGPFDGQLDMSMSPPDHNTPSTDVSYGPYSYQEGPDFTVNEDIYGAHAQLPTPDRAVFAEKMNMAFPIYQPVPTCQPQIDTAQIAPHISPIGQGNAMLYTPNSLAEVDEGFEDTFTGANEFCGNDFQLFPATTVTKTYEPLFGEVPSAGLGYSQTSQDPFQSIDWMDYQNFPSQ; encoded by the exons ATGTCCGTCTCCGTCAACCCTCGACGCAGGACCCCGGTGACTCGCCCGGAGTCCCCTGCCGCCAGTGGCCTCAGTCTTAAGACCAACTGCCTCCGCAAGGGCGCTACCTTCCACTCTCCCACCAGTCCTACTACGTCTTCCTCGGATGATGCCTTGACTGCTCCTCCAAGCCTTCGACGCTCCCAGACCAACCTGGACGACGTTGTCGATGCTCACTGCCGCCGCATGGCGCTCAttgtcgacgacatcgacaaGTCGCTGTCCAACATCAACCTCGTCTCTCCCAACGCCAAGTCCTTCCGCGACGACAGCCTTCCCGTGCCTAGAGGCTTCCTCAACCTTCCCGTCGTTGACCCCGCAATGGCAAAGGACAAGTCAAAGGAGACGGAACGCCGCATTCTGCGTCCCAGAACCCGCCGCTCCTCGAGACATCATGAATCAGACAGCGGACTCGGCACCTCTGTTGCACACACCGCCGAGACAGAGCCTGCGACCACGGCATCAAAGAAGGCATCGGCCATTACCAGGTCTGCCGCCAAcacttcttcttccaccaTGGAGAAGCTTCCCGCCCTGAGCTCCAGGGCTGTCAACCGCATCCACGAGCACGTCCTCCGACCGCTCCGGGCCAAGCCTGCCCTCAAGGACTTCGAGGCGATTGTTCTTGACGTCCCCAGGCGCATCAGAGAAAAGGAGATCATCTGCCTGAGAGACCTTGAAAAGACGCTCATCTTCATGGCACCG CTCCTGAATGAAACTGGAGTGCGGGCAAATACTTATCGATCGTTGATGAAGGAGAGGACCAAGACCGCCGCCTTGTACCTTGATTTCTGCCTGACGTCGATCCGCTGCATTCAAGCCACTGTGGAATACCTTAGCGACCGAGAACAGACTCGACCCAACGACCGCCCTTACACTAACGGCTATTTTATCGATCTCGTGGAACAGATTCGCCAGTACGCCGGCCAGCTTGCCGCTGCCAAGGAAACTGGATCAGACGCTGCCGATATGGACGTTGACCCGTACGACACCCGTTCCCGCCTATCACTTGACCATGCTGACGTCTTCTGCAGAACCGACGAAATCAAGCTTTTTGGTGGCATCGCCGAGAACGGACGCCCTGCCGAGCTCGTCCGCGTCcgcaaggacggcaaggccATTTCCATGGCGACTGGCTTggaggtcgacctcgacgacgccaagaGCCCCATTCAGATGAAGCGCTCCTTGAGCCAACAgctggaggacgacgaggagattATGCGCTCCATGGCCCGCCGCAAGAAGAACGCGAGccccgaggagctcgcccCCAAGAAGTGCCGTGAGCCCGGCTGCCCCAAGGAGTTCAAGCGCCCTTGCGACCTAACCAAGCACGAGAAGACGCACTCTCGTCCCTGGAAGTGTCCCGTCAAGTCTTGCAAATACCACGAGTACGGCTGGCCCACtgagaaggagatggaccGCCACCACAACGACAAGCACTCGTCGGCCCCGCCCATGTACGAGTGCCTGTTCTCGCCGTGCCCGTATAAGTCGAAGCGTGAGTCGAACTGCAAACAACACATGGAGAAGGCCCACGGCTGGCATTACGTTCGCACCAAGACCAACGGCAAGAAGCCCTCGAGCAATGCCGGCAGCGTTACCCAGTCCACCCCCCAGCTCATCCACATGCCTACTCCCTCCACCAGCAGCGCTGccactcctcctccaccactgGACCAGTTCAACTTCAACGACCCCATTCTCGCCCCCATGCATGCCATCGGCCCTGTGGGCGACTTGGCCTCTCACATAGACGGCATGGAGTTCCCCTCGTAcatctcggacgaggagttCGACCAAGTCCTGGGCGCTTCGGGCCCATTCGATGGCCAGCTTGACATGTCGATGTCTCCTCCGGACCACAACACTCCCTCCACCGACGTGTCTTACGGCCCGTACTCGTATCAGGAAGGCCCTGACTTCACTGTGAACGAGGACATTTATGGTGCCCACGCCCAGCTCCCTACTCCCGACCGAGCTGTTTTTGCCGAGAAGATGAACATGGCCTTCCCCATCTACCAACCTGTTCCCACTTGCCAGCCTCAGATCGACACCGCTCAGATTGCTCCACACATTTCCCCCATTGGCCAGGGTAATGCCATGCTCTACACCCCAAACTCGCTGGCTGAGGTGGACGAAGGCTTCGAGGACACGTTCACTGGCGCCAATGAGTTCTGCGGCAACGATTTCCAGCTCTTCCCGGCCACCACTGTGACCAAGACGTACGAGCCCCTCTTTGGCGAGGTGCCTAGTGCTGGCTTGGGTTACTCCCAGACTTCGCAGGACCCGTTCCAGTCTATCGACTGGATGGACTATCAAAACTTTCCGAGCCAGTAA